The nucleotide sequence GTCGGTGCCGTTGGCCAGCGGCGTGATCGAGTCCGGCGCGTGGTCCATGGCCACGACGACGACGGTCGTACTGATCTCCGGGTCGTCGATGTCGCCGGGAACCCAGGCGACGACGGGGGAGCCGGCCTTGACCGTCGCGCCCTTGGCTGCGAGCACCTCGAAGCCACGGCCCTGGAGCCGCACCGTGTTGATACCGATGTGCACCAGGATCCCGACCTCGCCGTCGACCAACAGGATGAACGCGTGCGGGTCGACCTTCAGGAGCATCCCGTCGGCGGGCGCCACGACCTCGGCATATCCGGGGGGCGGGTTGATGCCGACACCCGGCCCGACGACCTGTCCTGCGAACGTCGGGTCACCCACCTCGGTGATCGGGATGACATGGCCTGCGCACGGGGCAAGTACCTGCATGGGTGAACCTCGGTTCTACATCGATGCCTGCCAGCGACCTTAGCGCCGGCGCGACACCGCGGGAAGATCCCCGGAAGCGGGAGCGGTCTTCGGATCATCATTTCCCACCCACCCGGCCTTGACGTACGCCAAGGCGTACGCTTGAGCGCAGGAGGTCATCATGACGGCAATCAGCGCAACCAACGCACGAGCGAATCTCTACCGACTGATCGACCAGGTGAACGAGGAGTCCGAGCCCGTGACCATCACGGGGCAGCGCGGAAACGCTGTGCTGATCAGCGAGTCAGACTGGCGCGCCATCCAGGAGACCCTCGCCCTGGAGTCGATTCCCAGGCTCGGCGACTCGATCCGGCAGGCCCGCAGTGAGGGCGTCAGCGCCGGCACCACGGAACTCGACTGGTGAGCGACGACTGGACACTGGTCCTTTCCCGCGCCGCACAGAAGGACGCACGGAAGCTGGCGGCATCAGGGCTGAAGCCCAAGGCGCAACACCTTCTCGAGGTCATGAGCTCCGATCCATTCGCCACGCCGCCTCGCTACGAGAAGCTGGTCGGCGATCTGGCAGGCTGCTATTCACGACGGATCACCATCCAGCACCGGTTGGTCTACGAGGTGTTTCCCGAGGACCACGTGGTGCACGTACTGCGCATGTGGACGCGCTACGAGTAGGCCGGGGAAGGACTGGCGACCCTCTCAGGGGTACGGTCCCGCGCAAGTCCGATAAGCCACATTATGTCATTCTGTCGTCGGGATCCTCATCACCCCCGTGCCTTCCGCGGCCGGCGTGAAGGGTCACATCTCCCCTCCGCCGGCCACCCAGCGACTATCGTTGGCTCATGCTGAAGTTCACACTCCACGGTCACGCCTGCCTGAGCATCGTCGCTGACGACGCCAACGTGCTCGTCGACCCAGGTGCCTTCAGCAAGCTCGACGACGTCGGCCGCCCGGACGCGATGCTCATCACCCATCAGCACGCCGACCACGCCGAGCCCGGCTATCTGGCGCAGACCAGCTCCCCGATCTACGCCCCGCGCGACGCCATCGACGTGCTGCGCGACCAGGGCATCCCCGAGGAGCGCCTCAACGTCGTCGAGGATGGCGCGGTACTGACGTTCGGGTCACTCAGGATCACCGCAGCCGTCGGGGACCACGCCGTCATCTACCCCGGGATCCCCACTCCCCTGAACGCCAGCTACCTGGTAGACGGCCGACTCCTGGTCCCCGGCGATGCCTTCCCGCACATCGGCGACCCCGATTCAGTCGAGCATGTCCTCATCCCCATCGCTGGTCCCTGGCTGAAGCTCGCCGACGCCATCGACTTCGCCCAGCGCTACCCGTCGGCCAAGGCCCACCCCATCCACGACGCCCTGCTCTCGGCCCCCGGGATCGGGCTCGCGGACAGGATCCTCGACGGTGTGCTCGGCGAGCGATTCTCCCGGGCGCGACCTGAGGTCCCGATCGAGATGTGAGGTCCGGCCCCGCCGGCACGGAGCCCCGCCTGGTTGGCCCTCACTGGTCCTAGCGTGATCCTCGAGCGCCATCAGAAGCGCGCAAGGAAGGGAGACATGCATGTCAGACATCCAGGATCTTCTGGAGCAACTGCCCATCGATCAACTGGCCACGCAGGTCGGGGCGAGCCCTGCCGAGGTCCGGCAGGCCGTGCAGAGTGCGCTCCCCGCACTCCTCATGGGCATGGACGCCAACGCCCAGGATCCCGCGGGCGAGGCGTCCCTGGCGAGGGCGGTCAGCGGACACAGCCCGACCCTGCTCCAAGGCGGCGTGAACGTCGGTGACATCGACGTCTCGGACGGGGAGAAGATCACCCGCAACGTCTTCGGCGACAACGAGCAGGCGGTCGTCTCGAGGCTCGGCTCGGCCACCCCCGCAGACGAGGGCCTGATCTCCAAGCTCCTGCCCATGCTCGCCCCGATCGTCATGGCGTGGCTGGCAGGCAAGCTGATGAATGTCGACAAGGGCCAGTCCTCAGGTTCCTCCGCGGGAGGCGGGATCCTCGGCGGGCTCCTGGGATCGATCCTCGGCGGCGGGGCCGCGGCCTCGTCCGACACCGCGCAGCCGACGTCCACCTCCGGCGGGGTCTTCAAGACACAGACCGAGTCGGCCTCGACGACGGGCGCCCCCACCATCCCGATGCCCGACACCTCCTCGTCCACAACGGTCACCACCTCGGGCGGCGGACTGGGCGACCTCCTCGGCGGCAGCATCCTCGGCGGCCTGCTGGGCGGCCTGCTCGGCGGCGGAAAGCGGTGAAGGCCATGAGCAC is from Tessaracoccus palaemonis and encodes:
- a CDS encoding PTS sugar transporter subunit IIA, with the translated sequence MQVLAPCAGHVIPITEVGDPTFAGQVVGPGVGINPPPGYAEVVAPADGMLLKVDPHAFILLVDGEVGILVHIGINTVRLQGRGFEVLAAKGATVKAGSPVVAWVPGDIDDPEISTTVVVVAMDHAPDSITPLANGTDVVAGDPIFTV
- a CDS encoding type II toxin-antitoxin system Phd/YefM family antitoxin; the protein is MTAISATNARANLYRLIDQVNEESEPVTITGQRGNAVLISESDWRAIQETLALESIPRLGDSIRQARSEGVSAGTTELDW
- a CDS encoding Txe/YoeB family addiction module toxin, with product MSDDWTLVLSRAAQKDARKLAASGLKPKAQHLLEVMSSDPFATPPRYEKLVGDLAGCYSRRITIQHRLVYEVFPEDHVVHVLRMWTRYE
- a CDS encoding MBL fold metallo-hydrolase, with product MLKFTLHGHACLSIVADDANVLVDPGAFSKLDDVGRPDAMLITHQHADHAEPGYLAQTSSPIYAPRDAIDVLRDQGIPEERLNVVEDGAVLTFGSLRITAAVGDHAVIYPGIPTPLNASYLVDGRLLVPGDAFPHIGDPDSVEHVLIPIAGPWLKLADAIDFAQRYPSAKAHPIHDALLSAPGIGLADRILDGVLGERFSRARPEVPIEM
- a CDS encoding DUF937 domain-containing protein, giving the protein MSDIQDLLEQLPIDQLATQVGASPAEVRQAVQSALPALLMGMDANAQDPAGEASLARAVSGHSPTLLQGGVNVGDIDVSDGEKITRNVFGDNEQAVVSRLGSATPADEGLISKLLPMLAPIVMAWLAGKLMNVDKGQSSGSSAGGGILGGLLGSILGGGAAASSDTAQPTSTSGGVFKTQTESASTTGAPTIPMPDTSSSTTVTTSGGGLGDLLGGSILGGLLGGLLGGGKR